Genomic window (Vibrio sp. NTOU-M3):
CGAGTTTTGGTTTAAAGAACTTCAGCCTAAAGACTGGTTTGTTACCAATGCCGACATTGACCAGCTCATCACAAATCGATTTTCCGAACTCCTTGAACAAGCCTCTAAATGTGAGCTTAGTGGCTGGCGTACAACGCCACATGGTCGACTTGCAGAAGTCATTGTGCTTGACCAGTTTTCTCGTAATGTTTATCGCAATACGGCTAAAGCTTTCTCTCAAGACCCTCTTGCGCTCGCTCTAGCACAAGAAGCCATCGCTTCAGGGGCGGAGCAATCACTAAGTACCATTGAAAAAAGCTTCTTATTTATGCCATTCATGCACAGTGAGTCTCCAATTATCCATGAAAAAGCAGAGTTACTATTTAAGCAACCGGGTATGGAAAATAATTACGACTTTGAGCTAAAACATAAAGTGATCATCGATCGGTTTGGTCGCTACCCTCACCGGAATCAGCTCCTCGGTCGCGAAAGTACAGCAGAAGAAATTGAATTTCTCAAACAACCAGGGTCTAGTTTCTAGATGAACTTGTTCAAGCAATTACCCGGTGATCTTTCCAGTGAAGTGTTTGAAGACTTAATCAAAACAGAACATGTACGCGTTGAACGCATCATCTCTTTCGGGCATGTAACTGCAGAAGACGAGTGGTACGATCAACCAGAACATGAATGGGTGGTCGTACTTGAAGGGGCTGGAAGAATTCGTTATGCAGATGGCTCAGAGATCGAGTTAAACATCGGCGATCATATCAATATTCCCGCCCATACCAAACATCAGGTAAGTTGGACCAAACCAGATGCCATCACCATTTGGTTAGCTGTCTTTTACTA
Coding sequences:
- a CDS encoding cupin domain-containing protein, which gives rise to MNLFKQLPGDLSSEVFEDLIKTEHVRVERIISFGHVTAEDEWYDQPEHEWVVVLEGAGRIRYADGSEIELNIGDHINIPAHTKHQVSWTKPDAITIWLAVFY
- a CDS encoding DUF924 family protein yields the protein MYQQVLEFWFKELQPKDWFVTNADIDQLITNRFSELLEQASKCELSGWRTTPHGRLAEVIVLDQFSRNVYRNTAKAFSQDPLALALAQEAIASGAEQSLSTIEKSFLFMPFMHSESPIIHEKAELLFKQPGMENNYDFELKHKVIIDRFGRYPHRNQLLGRESTAEEIEFLKQPGSSF